The window CGGCGCATTCACCACACCGTCCGCGCGACGTTCAAACCCGGTTCACCGCGGCTTGCCAAGGATGGCCGCCGACCGTAGCGTGAAATTCAACTGCGGTGCTGAGCCCCGGGCCGACGTCGCTCGGAGCCTGTCACCGCCTCTAGGAGACGAGTCTTGGATCGTCGCACATTCCTGATCGGGGCCGGGAGCCTCGCGGCTTCCGCGCTGCTGTGGCGGCCCGGGCTCGCGCTGGCCGACACGCCGAAGCCCTACGACGCGTCGATGACGCCGCCCGTCACGAACCGCGACGACTTCGTGAAGTGGATGGTGGCGAACCGCGCCGAGGACCCGAAGTTCCTCAACGAGAAGTGGGACCGCTACGAGGCCCTGCTGCGCAACCACGACATCTGGGACGCCAAGGACGGCCGCGCCTTCCTGCTGACGCCGCGCGAGGACTTCGTGCGCCCCGCCAACCTGTCGCGCGCCTACGACCACGCCTTCCTGGACATCGGCTACGGCGTGACCATCTCGGGCCCCCACGCGGTGGCGCGCATGACCTCGTCGCTCGACGTGAAACCCGGCGAGAAGGTGCTCGAGATCGGCACGGGCTCGGGGTACCAGTCGGCCTACCTCAGCCACCTCACCGACAAGGTGTGGTCGATCGAGATCATCAAGCCGCTGGCCGAGCGCACCCGCGCCACCTACGACGAGCTGATCGGCCACGGCTACAACGAGTTCAAGGCCATCTCGTCCAAGAACGCGGACGGCTATTACGGCTGGGCCGAGAACGGCCCCTTCGACAAGATCGTCGTCACCTGCGGCATCGACCACATCCCGCCGCCGCTGCTCCAGCAGCTCACGCCCGGCGGCATCATGGTGATCCCGGTGGGGCCGCCCGGCGCCCAGCGCGTGCTCAAGGTCGAGAAGACGGTGGCGGCCGACGGCACCATCACGGTGGCGCGCTCCGACATCTTCAACAAGGTCGTGCCCTTCGTCCCCTTCACCAAGCTCGAAGGCGACACGATCCAGGGCAACCACAACAAGTGACCTCCCCTCCGCCCGTCCCCGCGACGCGCAGCCCCGCTGCGCCGGCGGGGATCCGGCGCGAGACGACGGCCGCGGGCCGGCCTCGGTGCCACCGCATCCCGGAGGCGGCGCGGGTCGGGAGGACTGACGGCCTTCGGCCGACATTTGCGCGCTGGATCCCCGCCTGCGCGGGGAGGAGCGGAAGAGGACGAGCGATTTCCCGATGACCGCGCAAGCCCCGGCGACCGCCGCCCGCACCCGCGCGCCGATCGGCTGGGAGGGCTGGGACCCGTCCCGCCCCGCCGGCCCGTCCCGGCCCGAACCGCTCGCGGCCGCGGAGCCCGCGCAGGGGCTGATGCCGAGCCTGCCGCTCTACCTCGGCGTCGGTCTCGTCGCGGGCGCCGTCATCGCGCTGCAGATCTGCATCATGCGGATCTTCTCCGTCGGCTCCTGGGCGCATTTCGGCTCGCTGGTGGTGAGCCTCGCCATGCTGGCCTTCGGCCTCGTGTCGGCGGTCATGTGCATCGGCAAGGGCTTCTTCGCCCGGCACTGGCGCGCCGTCGCCGGCACCTCGCTGGTGCTCTTCGCGCCGCTGCTGGTGGCCGCGAACCTCCTCGCCCAGCAGGTGCCGTTCAACGCCATCTTCCTGCTGTCGGACCCGAACCAGAAGTGGCGCCTCGCCGCGAACTTCGGCCTCTACCTCGTGCCCTTCATCGCGGGGGCGCTGTTCCTCGGCACGGTGTTCCTGAAGGCGGACCGCTTCTTCGCGCGCGTCTACTTCGCCGACCTCGTGGGCGCGGGGCTCGGCGGCCTCCTGTTCCTCGGCACGCTGTTCCTCCTGCCGCCCGAGAACCTCGTCGTCACGCCGATCCTGCTCGCGCTGGCCGGGGGCCTGTGCTGGTTCTCGGCGGCCTCGCCGGCCGCCACGGCGCTCCGGGCCGACGCGGCGCTGCTCGCCGTCGGCGCGCTGGCGGTCGCGGCCCACTTCGTCGTGCCGGCCCAGTTCGGCCTCAATACCCTGGCGGTGTCGGACTACAAGGGCGTGTCCTACGCCCGGAAGTTCCCGGACAGCCACCTCGTCTACCGCGACTACTCGCCCTTCGGCGACATCGCGGTCTACGGCTCGTCCTACCTGCATTTCGCGCCGGGCCTCAGCGACAACGCGGCCTTCAACCTGCCTCAGGTGCCCGAGAACGCCTACCTCGGCCTCTACATCGACGGCGAGGGCCCGAGCGGCATCATCCGGAACCTCAAGCCGGAGGAGACGGCCTATTTCCGCTTCCTCCCCATGGTCTACCCCTACCTGATCGCCCACGACCCGGACACGTTCGTGATCCAGTTCGGCGGCGGCATCTCGACCGACGTGGCGCTGCGCGACGGCTCGAAGAGCGTCACGGTCGCGGAGTCGAACCCCGCCATCCTCCGCGCCTTCCGCACCGACCCGACGCTGAAGGGCTTCACCGGCGACGTGCTGAACGACCCGCGCGTGCACGTGGTCGACTACGACGGCCGCCTCTTCCTCGCGGCGCATCCGGAGTCCTACGACGTCGTCGACCTGTCCCTCGCCGATTCCGCCGGCCTGTCGGCGCCGGGCGGCTTCGCCATCGTCGAGAAATACGGCTACACGCGCCAGGCGATGGAAACCTACATGCGGGCGCTCAAGCCCGGCGGGATCCTGTCCGTCACGCTGTGGAACAAGGAGGAGCCGCCCAAATCGGTCCTCAAGCTCTACGCGACGATCGCCGAGGCAGCCCGCGCCGTCGACCCGGACGCGGCGACCCGCGACCAGCCGCAGGCCATCGCGAACAGCCTCTTCGCCGTGTCGTCCTACCTGTCGACCGCGACGGTGCTCTACAAGAAGGGCGGCTTCACGCCGGCCGAGGTCGCGACGCTCCGCGACCACACCCACGCGATGTCGTTCGACGACATCTACTACCCCGGCATCCCGTTCGACGCCTCCGCGACCGACAAACTCCTCAGCGACTACCGCAACGCCATCTTCTCGGAT is drawn from Lichenibacterium dinghuense and contains these coding sequences:
- a CDS encoding protein-L-isoaspartate O-methyltransferase family protein, whose translation is MDRRTFLIGAGSLAASALLWRPGLALADTPKPYDASMTPPVTNRDDFVKWMVANRAEDPKFLNEKWDRYEALLRNHDIWDAKDGRAFLLTPREDFVRPANLSRAYDHAFLDIGYGVTISGPHAVARMTSSLDVKPGEKVLEIGTGSGYQSAYLSHLTDKVWSIEIIKPLAERTRATYDELIGHGYNEFKAISSKNADGYYGWAENGPFDKIVVTCGIDHIPPPLLQQLTPGGIMVIPVGPPGAQRVLKVEKTVAADGTITVARSDIFNKVVPFVPFTKLEGDTIQGNHNK